In the genome of Nonlabens sp. MB-3u-79, one region contains:
- a CDS encoding transglycosylase domain-containing protein — protein MATTFRQKIAAKATSFFNYLKKHPFVCLAYLMLSGFAFVAILFAGTYIGIFGHVPNETELAKLENPVTSTVYGSDKKPIAYFYLQNRSNIDSLELNPYLIKALVATEDVRFYEHSGIDYKSYARVFVKSILMQQGKGGGSTVTQQIAKNIFGRKEMWLLSTPINKMRELIIAKRLENIYTKEELLLLYFNTVSFGENLYGIEKSAQRFFSKTPAKLSLAECATLVGVLKAPTYYNPRKNPINSTNRRNVVLAQMVKNNAITQEEADAAKTELTLKYRPAEKNSSLSGYYKDYVRAEFNSWAANNPRTDGAVYDLELDGLQVYTTLQPHIQKYAEQSMERQMAKLQKLMDKNWTNTTTQGGKQAFIANLMSIQPIVKKMLAEGKTENEINQYLQKPEAKKYWEIGKGFELRQQSVQDSMISSLVRLHTGILAMNSRSGAIMGYLGGIDYGFSQIDNIKGKNQVGSTFKPITYLTALEQGVDPCTFYDNFLRKYSKYEDWQPKNSNGSYGGSYSLHGALANSVNTVSAALQLQVGVPNTIKKAIKMGITSDIPEVPSIVLGTAPISLMEMVTAYASISNGGSLVKPYMIQKITDQKGTVLYQAKPKYEAKVASRQSVKKLQQMMEEVLTNGTGAGFSNYGIPYNIIGKTGTTQNNGDGWFIACSPEIVIGSWVGARDKRVHFESTYMGSGAGTAMPMVANMFKSLSRWKNPLLTNFEYDQPYFSCPDYSDIKALEATDYYKNDSTYMESLRIRDSLLAYPPMKIDSVLVDSLSVQRLLVPAINE, from the coding sequence ATGGCAACAACATTTCGACAAAAAATAGCCGCTAAAGCAACGAGCTTTTTCAATTATTTGAAAAAGCATCCATTTGTGTGCTTAGCCTATTTGATGCTTTCAGGATTTGCTTTTGTTGCGATTTTATTTGCAGGTACTTATATAGGGATATTCGGTCATGTACCCAATGAGACGGAATTGGCCAAGCTTGAAAATCCTGTAACATCTACAGTTTATGGTAGTGATAAAAAGCCTATCGCTTATTTCTATCTTCAAAATCGCAGCAATATTGACTCCTTAGAATTAAACCCTTATCTAATAAAGGCTTTAGTAGCCACAGAAGATGTGCGATTTTACGAGCATTCAGGTATCGACTATAAAAGTTATGCCCGAGTTTTTGTAAAGTCTATTTTAATGCAACAAGGAAAAGGCGGCGGTAGCACTGTTACCCAACAAATCGCAAAAAATATTTTTGGACGCAAAGAAATGTGGCTATTGAGCACGCCCATTAATAAAATGCGGGAACTTATTATAGCAAAACGTTTAGAGAACATTTATACCAAAGAAGAACTGCTGTTACTGTATTTTAATACCGTATCCTTTGGTGAAAACCTATACGGAATCGAGAAATCTGCTCAACGGTTTTTTAGTAAGACTCCAGCAAAATTAAGCCTTGCAGAATGTGCAACACTGGTAGGAGTGCTTAAAGCACCGACCTATTACAATCCAAGAAAAAACCCTATCAACTCGACAAACCGAAGAAACGTTGTTCTGGCACAAATGGTAAAAAATAACGCTATTACTCAAGAGGAGGCTGATGCTGCAAAAACAGAGTTGACTCTTAAATACCGTCCCGCGGAAAAAAACTCCTCCCTTTCTGGATATTATAAAGATTACGTAAGAGCAGAATTTAATTCTTGGGCAGCAAACAACCCCAGAACTGACGGAGCAGTCTATGACCTGGAACTAGACGGTTTACAAGTTTACACAACGCTGCAGCCTCATATTCAAAAATATGCAGAGCAGTCTATGGAACGACAAATGGCCAAATTGCAAAAACTGATGGATAAGAACTGGACCAACACCACCACCCAAGGTGGGAAACAAGCTTTTATTGCAAACCTTATGTCCATTCAACCCATTGTAAAAAAAATGCTTGCAGAAGGGAAAACAGAAAACGAAATAAACCAATACCTCCAAAAACCTGAAGCCAAAAAATACTGGGAAATAGGAAAAGGATTTGAACTGCGACAACAGTCCGTGCAAGATAGTATGATAAGTTCCCTAGTACGTCTACATACGGGGATTCTTGCCATGAACAGCCGTAGCGGTGCCATTATGGGCTATTTAGGCGGTATTGATTATGGATTCTCGCAAATAGATAACATTAAAGGTAAAAACCAGGTAGGCTCTACATTCAAACCTATCACCTATCTCACGGCCTTGGAGCAAGGTGTTGATCCCTGCACTTTTTACGACAACTTCCTTCGTAAATATAGTAAATACGAAGACTGGCAACCCAAAAACAGCAACGGCAGCTATGGCGGCAGCTATAGTTTACACGGTGCGCTGGCTAATAGTGTGAATACCGTATCGGCAGCATTGCAATTACAGGTAGGTGTTCCAAATACGATCAAAAAAGCAATAAAAATGGGCATTACCTCTGATATTCCAGAGGTTCCTTCCATAGTTTTGGGAACAGCACCTATCAGCTTGATGGAAATGGTAACGGCATACGCAAGTATTTCTAATGGTGGAAGTCTTGTAAAACCCTACATGATTCAAAAAATAACCGATCAAAAAGGAACTGTTTTATACCAAGCAAAGCCTAAATATGAAGCTAAGGTGGCGAGTAGACAAAGCGTCAAAAAACTTCAACAAATGATGGAAGAAGTCTTAACAAATGGAACTGGTGCTGGTTTTAGCAATTATGGAATCCCTTATAACATCATAGGAAAAACAGGTACTACGCAGAATAATGGTGATGGTTGGTTTATTGCTTGCTCCCCAGAAATCGTGATAGGCTCATGGGTAGGTGCTCGAGATAAGCGAGTGCATTTTGAAAGCACTTATATGGGTAGTGGTGCTGGTACAGCAATGCCTATGGTAGCAAATATGTTTAAAAGTTTAAGCCGTTGGAAAAACCCCTTGTTGACTAATTTTGAATACGATCAACCCTACTTCTCCTGTCCTGATTACAGCGATATCAAAGCCTTAGAGGCTACTGACTATTATAAAAATGACAGTACCTACATGGAAAGCTTAAGGATTAGAGATTCCTTGTTAGCCTATCCACCAATGAAGATAGACAGTGTTTTAGTAGACAGCCTTTCTGTTCAACGACTTCTGGTTCCAGCAATTAATGAGTAG
- a CDS encoding dicarboxylate/amino acid:cation symporter — MIEFRSLNNLSVHLDQLIKGRLWLQVIIGLLLGAGIGVLLNPSTGIVPENISLLIADWLDLPGKIFMRMVQMIMIPLIFTSIITGIVGNTSNNLKTFGLQLLFYFIFTTSIAIVIGVLLTLILKPGQYVFELGGFPNSGQNPIVPDEQTDIIGNIPNAISNLIPSNPMESILTGEMLGVVIFTIIIGVAITQLRPETAKPIIRFSEAIQKICMIVVSWAMMLVPYAVFGLMSALLSRTSIEIFLGLGYYMMVVIIGLLVLLLFYLILVSAVTKKNPLLFLKAIKEPQLLAFSTASSAAVMPISMKTADEELGVSSHISDFVIPVGATINMDGTALFQCVTTIFMAQAYGIELSVMSLLLITFTVVAASIGTPAIPGGGVIILASVLQSAGIPIDGLIVIIGIDRILGMFRTAVNVTGDLTACLIFDKFYGTKLNVK; from the coding sequence ATGATAGAATTCAGATCTCTTAATAACCTATCCGTTCATTTAGATCAACTTATTAAAGGTCGTTTATGGCTTCAAGTAATTATCGGACTCCTATTAGGGGCTGGAATTGGAGTTCTACTCAATCCATCGACAGGAATAGTTCCAGAAAACATTAGTTTGCTGATTGCTGATTGGTTGGACCTTCCTGGTAAAATTTTTATGAGGATGGTTCAAATGATTATGATTCCACTAATCTTTACATCCATAATTACTGGAATTGTAGGAAACACATCAAATAATCTCAAAACTTTTGGACTCCAGCTGTTGTTCTATTTCATTTTTACCACCTCCATAGCTATAGTAATTGGAGTCTTACTAACGCTGATTTTAAAACCTGGTCAATATGTTTTTGAACTAGGTGGATTTCCTAATAGTGGTCAAAATCCAATAGTACCTGACGAACAAACTGACATTATCGGGAATATTCCGAACGCGATATCCAACCTTATTCCTAGTAATCCGATGGAATCTATACTAACGGGAGAAATGCTGGGTGTGGTCATTTTTACTATCATTATAGGAGTAGCCATTACTCAACTTCGACCAGAAACAGCAAAACCCATCATTCGGTTTTCTGAAGCTATTCAAAAAATATGCATGATCGTAGTCTCTTGGGCTATGATGCTCGTTCCTTACGCTGTTTTTGGCTTAATGTCAGCTTTACTGTCCAGAACCAGTATTGAAATATTCCTAGGCTTGGGGTATTACATGATGGTGGTTATTATAGGCCTGCTCGTATTATTGCTATTCTATTTGATACTAGTATCGGCAGTCACTAAGAAAAATCCGCTATTGTTTTTAAAAGCAATCAAAGAGCCACAACTACTCGCGTTTTCTACAGCAAGCTCTGCAGCAGTAATGCCCATCTCTATGAAAACAGCTGATGAAGAATTAGGAGTGTCCTCTCATATCAGCGACTTTGTCATCCCTGTAGGTGCTACCATCAATATGGATGGAACCGCATTGTTCCAATGTGTAACCACTATATTTATGGCACAAGCTTATGGTATTGAATTGTCTGTAATGAGCCTTCTACTCATCACCTTTACTGTGGTAGCAGCTTCTATAGGAACACCTGCAATTCCTGGAGGAGGCGTGATTATTCTTGCATCGGTGCTTCAGAGCGCCGGTATTCCTATTGATGGCCTAATTGTCATCATAGGCATTGATCGTATTTTGGGTATGTTTAGAACTGCAGTTAATGTCACTGGTGATTTGACTGCATGCCTGATATTTGACAAGTTTTATGGGACAAAATTAAATGTCAAATAA